One window of Aphelocoma coerulescens isolate FSJ_1873_10779 chromosome 17, UR_Acoe_1.0, whole genome shotgun sequence genomic DNA carries:
- the LOC138119631 gene encoding ectonucleoside triphosphate diphosphohydrolase 8-like isoform X3, translating into MLAKKKPFTSAIVGALVALSIIALVLSLVRVEDVTLPPTVKYGMVFDAGSSHTSLFVYEWDSDKENDTGVVSQTLSCDVQGKGISSYANNPPEAGNSLRECLDKALQVVPAEKQRDAPAYLGATAGMRLLREQNSSAAEQVLAEVTKTMQEYPVAFKGARILTGEEEGAYGWITINYLLDSFTKYSPRAHAWLRPEAANIFGALDLGGASTQISFMPEGSAMSQNEASEFTLYGYSYNIYTHSYLCYGQNEMLKRLAKELIVAFSAFYYNFKFLNLTEGQPLAVVREAIEGLCTRSWEDLSSSYPKENPKRLPKYCANANYILTLLLDAYKFNETSWNNIFFQMKAGSADVGWTLGYMLNLTNMVPAEAPARVKGHRPSLWAAAVTFIILTLVLGLAALLLLLWV; encoded by the exons ATGCTGGCTAAGAAGAAGCCCTTCACCAGTGCCATCGTCGGGGCGCTGGTGGCACTCTCCATCATCGCCCTGGTTCTCAGCCTGGTGAGGGTTGAAGATGTGACGCTGCCACCCACGGTCAAG TATGGGATGGTGTTTGATGCGGGCTCCTCCCACACCTCCCTGTTTGTCTACGAGTGGGATTCAGACAAGGAGAACGACACGGGAGTGGTCAGCCAGACCCTGTCCTGCGATGTGCAGG GGAAAGGCATATCAAGCTATGCCAACAATCCCCCTGAGGCTGGCAATTCCTTAAGGGAGTGCCTGGATAAAGCCCTGCAGGTTGTTCCTGCTGAGAAGCAGAGGGATGCCCCCGCCTACCTCGGAGCAACGGCTGGCATGAGGCTACTGAG GGAACAGAACAGCTCAGCAGCAGAGCAAGTCCTGGCCGAGGTCACTAAAACCATGCAGGAGTACCCTGTGGCTTTCAAAGGGGCTCGAATCCTtacaggagaggaggagggagcttATGGCTGGATCACCATCAACTACCTGCTGGACTCCTTCACCaag TACTCCCCCAGAGCACACGCCTGGCTTCGTCCGGAGGCAGCCAACATTTTCGGGGCACTGGACCTCGGAGGAGCATCCACTCAAATCAGCTTTATGCCTGAAGGTTCAGCAATGAGCCAGAATGAAGCCTCTGAGTTCACCCTGTACGGGTACAGCTACAACATCTACACCCACAGCTACCTCTGCTACGGGCAGAACGAGATGCTGAAACGGCTGGCAAAGGAATTAATTGTG GCCTTCTCTGCTTTTTACTATAACTTCAAGTTCCTGAACCTGACGGAGGGGCAGCCGCTGGCCGTGGTCAGAGAGGCCATCGAGGGGCTCTGCACCAGGAGCTGGGAGGAT CTGTCTTCCAGCTACCCCAAAGAGAATCCCAAGCGACTGCCTAAATACTGTGCCAACGCCAACTACATCCTCACACTCCTGCTCGATGCCTACAAGTTCAACGAGACCAGCTGGAACAACATCTTCTTCCAGATGAAG GCGGGGAGCGCCGACGTGGGCTGGACGCTGGGGTACATGCTGAACCTCACCAACATGGTCCCGGCCGAGGCTCCAGCCAGGGTGAAGGGGCACAGGCCTTCCCTGTGGGCTGCGGCCGTCACCTTCATCATCCTCACCCTCGTCTTGGGGCtcgctgccctgctcctgctgctgtgggtgtAG
- the TMEM203 gene encoding transmembrane protein 203 yields the protein MLFSLRELVQWLGFATFEIFLHGLALLAFSVLLVLKVDGAAPGLSWWIVFVPFFAADGLSTYFTTIVSVRLFQDGEKRLAVLRLFWILTILSLKFVFEMLLCQKLVEHTRELWYGLIMSPVFILLQLLMIRACRVN from the coding sequence ATGCTGTTCTCCCTGCGCGAGCTCGTGCAGTGGCTCGGCTTCGCCACCTTCGAGATCTTCCTGCACGGGCTGGCCCTGCTCGCCTTCTCCGTGCTGCTCGTGCTCAAGGTGGACGGCGCGGCCCCCGGGCTCTCCTGGTGGATCGTGTTCGTGCCCTTCTTCGCCGCCGACGGGCTCAGCACGTACTTCACCACCATCGTGTCCGTGCGGCTGTTCCAGGACGGCGAGAAGCGCCTGGCGGTGCTGCGGCTCTTCTGGATCCTCACCATCCTCAGCCTCAAGTTCGTGTTCgagatgctgctgtgccagaagcTGGTGGAGCACACGCGGGAGCTCTGGTACGGGCTCATCATGTCGCCCGTCTtcatcctgctgcagctgctcatgATCCGGGCCTGCCGCGTGAActga
- the LOC138119604 gene encoding ring finger protein-like, with product MEPAEGEEAEPGPQPVQAAGGEGCAGQRDESETVGPGDPGEPPRLCGEASAAAWGCWDPPAAEDAREPLLPGHEEPPARGASLPAGQDPPAADTAGPVLPRGESPAPRGTSPSSEGVSSSILSLFGEAEGTSSDEVAVAAEPCPVLAGSDEECPICTEPYDEQRHKPAVLNCNHGLCRACLRAIMATATGAEFGRVRCPICRQKTPMLEWEICKLQEELLLLHAQPGSPGALAPSRPAALPPRRPGLAGALEHRFQVRFHTSRMFGCLPCVRYPPCLIRALARLERRCRCCYLLLLALLLAAEMLSLLLIFLPIVLMVMLFLILDK from the coding sequence ATGGAGCCGGCGGAGGGCGAGGAGGCCGAGCCTGGCCCGCAGCCGGTGCAGGCGGCCGGTGGGGAAGGCTGTGCCGGGCAGCGGGACGAGAGCGAGACTGTGGGGCCGGGGGACCCCGGGGAGCCGCCCCGGCTCTGTGGAGAGGcgtctgctgctgcctggggatgCTGGGACCCGCCAGCGGCGGAGGATGCCAGGGAGCCGCTCCTGCCCGGGCATGAGGAGCCGCCTGCCCGCGGTGCCTCCCTGCCTGCGGGGCAGGACCCTCCCGCTGCCGACACCGCCGGCCCCGTCCTGCCCCGCGGGGAGAGCCCGGCGCCGCGGGGGACATCGCCCAGCTCCGAAGGCGTCTCCAGCTCCATCCTGAGCCTCTTCGGCGAGGCAGAGGGCACATCGAGCGATGAGGTGGCGGTGGCAGCAGAGCCGTGCCCCGTGCTGGCGGGCAGCGACGAGGAGTGCCCCATCTGCACGGAGCCCTACGACGAGCAGCGGCACAAGCCGGCCGTGCTGAACTGCAACCACGGGCTGTGCCGCGCCTGCCTGCGGGCCATCATGGCCACGGCCACCGGCGCCGAGTTCGGCCGCGTGCGCTGCCCCATCTGCCGCCAGAAGACGCCCATGCTGGAGTGGGAGATCTGCAAGCTGcaagaggagctgctcctgctgcacgcccagcccggctcccccgGAGCCCtggccccctcccggcccgctGCCCTGCCGCCCCGGCGCCCGGGCCTGGCCGGCGCCCTCGAGCATCGCTTCCAGGTGCGCTTCCACACCAGCCGCATGTTCGGGTGCCTGCCCTGCGTGCGGTACCCGCCCTGCCTGATCCGCGCCCTGGCCCGGCTGGAgcggcgctgccgctgctgctacCTCCTGCTACTGGCGCTGCTGCTGGCGGCAGAGATGCTCAGCCtgctcctcatcttcctccccATCGTCCTCATGGTGATGCTCTTCCTCATCCTCGACAAATAG
- the LOC138119631 gene encoding ectonucleoside triphosphate diphosphohydrolase 8-like isoform X2 codes for MLAKKKPFTSAIVGALVALSIIALVLSLVRVEDVTLPPTVKYGMVFDAGSSHTSLFVYEWDSDKENDTGVVSQTLSCDVQGKGISSYANNPPEAGNSLRECLDKALQVVPAEKQRDAPAYLGATAGMRLLREQNSSAAEQVLAEVTKTMQEYPVAFKGARILTGEEEGAYGWITINYLLDSFTKYSPRAHAWLRPEAANIFGALDLGGASTQISFMPEGSAMSQNEASEFTLYGYSYNIYTHSYLCYGQNEMLKRLAKELIVESFPSTRVHHPCYPKGYNETVSLSSFHASPCTEGSDPRLPLGDSSVTLEGRGNASGCLAALRKLFNFSACGQSQDCTFDGVYQPPLRGQFIAFSAFYYNFKFLNLTEGQPLAVVREAIEGLCTRSWEDLSSSYPKENPKRLPKYCANANYILTLLLDAYKFNETSWNNIFFQMKG; via the exons ATGCTGGCTAAGAAGAAGCCCTTCACCAGTGCCATCGTCGGGGCGCTGGTGGCACTCTCCATCATCGCCCTGGTTCTCAGCCTGGTGAGGGTTGAAGATGTGACGCTGCCACCCACGGTCAAG TATGGGATGGTGTTTGATGCGGGCTCCTCCCACACCTCCCTGTTTGTCTACGAGTGGGATTCAGACAAGGAGAACGACACGGGAGTGGTCAGCCAGACCCTGTCCTGCGATGTGCAGG GGAAAGGCATATCAAGCTATGCCAACAATCCCCCTGAGGCTGGCAATTCCTTAAGGGAGTGCCTGGATAAAGCCCTGCAGGTTGTTCCTGCTGAGAAGCAGAGGGATGCCCCCGCCTACCTCGGAGCAACGGCTGGCATGAGGCTACTGAG GGAACAGAACAGCTCAGCAGCAGAGCAAGTCCTGGCCGAGGTCACTAAAACCATGCAGGAGTACCCTGTGGCTTTCAAAGGGGCTCGAATCCTtacaggagaggaggagggagcttATGGCTGGATCACCATCAACTACCTGCTGGACTCCTTCACCaag TACTCCCCCAGAGCACACGCCTGGCTTCGTCCGGAGGCAGCCAACATTTTCGGGGCACTGGACCTCGGAGGAGCATCCACTCAAATCAGCTTTATGCCTGAAGGTTCAGCAATGAGCCAGAATGAAGCCTCTGAGTTCACCCTGTACGGGTACAGCTACAACATCTACACCCACAGCTACCTCTGCTACGGGCAGAACGAGATGCTGAAACGGCTGGCAAAGGAATTAATTGTG GAGTCGTTCCCCAGCACACGAGTCCACCACCCCTGCTACCCAAAGGGCTACAACGAGACCGTCTCGCTGTCCTCCTTCCACGCCAGCCCCTGCACCGAGGGCAGCGACCCGCGCCTGCCCCTGGGCGACAGCAGCGTCACCCTGGAGGGCAGGGGCAATGCCAGCGGGTgcctggcagccctcaggaagCTGTTCAACTTCTCGGCGTGTGGCCAGAGCCAGGACTGCACCTTCGACGGCGTCTACCAGCCCCCGCTGCGGGGGCAGTTCATT GCCTTCTCTGCTTTTTACTATAACTTCAAGTTCCTGAACCTGACGGAGGGGCAGCCGCTGGCCGTGGTCAGAGAGGCCATCGAGGGGCTCTGCACCAGGAGCTGGGAGGAT CTGTCTTCCAGCTACCCCAAAGAGAATCCCAAGCGACTGCCTAAATACTGTGCCAACGCCAACTACATCCTCACACTCCTGCTCGATGCCTACAAGTTCAACGAGACCAGCTGGAACAACATCTTCTTCCAGATGAAG GGCTAA
- the NDOR1 gene encoding NADPH-dependent diflavin oxidoreductase 1, protein MMAERRLLVLFGSQTGTAQDTAERIGREAKRRHLRCRVEALDSCDVANLIHEPLVVFVCATTGQGDPPDNMKMFWRFLFRKNLPAGSLCQLDYAVLGLGDSSYPKFNFVAKKLHKRLLQLGGNPLLPVALGDDQHDLGPDAVVDPWLGALWDKILALYPLPPGLEIISLDVRLPPKYTLHYLPEDSPHPDSDLLQPRAAPCELHPFAARMVSNQRVTAQSHFQDVRLIEFDITGSGITFSAGDVVMIQPQNCPEDVQQFCQLLRLEPHRRFVLEPTEPGTPLPPLLPQPCTIQYLVTHYLDISCVPRRSFFELLASFSTNELEREKLQEFSSAQGQEELFSYCNRPRRTTLEAMWDFPHTTCAIPADYLLDLIPRIRPRAFSIASSMLAHPERMQILVAVVRYKTRLSKPRRGLCSTWLASLNPEQGDVRVPLWVKKGGMKFPADPATPVIMIGPGTGVAPFRAAIQERVAQGRRGNFLFFGCRYKSKDFYCQMEWEELVTKGFLTLFTAFSRDQEEKVYVQHRIRENGRLVWELLSSGNAHVYLAGNAKEMPAAVAEALRSVLQLEGGLSPSEAQEHLTALERSQRFQSETWS, encoded by the exons ATG ATGGCAGAACGGAGACTCCTGGTGCTTTTTGGCAGCCAGACTGGGACAGCTCAGGACACGGCGGAGAGGATTGGGAGAGAAGCCAAGCGCCGGCACTTGCGGTGCCGAGTGGAGGCCCTGGACAGCTGTGACGTG GCCAACCTCATCCATGAGCCTTTGGTGGTGTTTGTGTGTGCAACCACAGGCCAAGGAGACCCACCTGACAACATGAAG ATGTTCTGGCGGTTCCTGTTCCGGAAGAACCTCCCAGCCGGCTCCCTGTGCCAGCTGGACTACGCTGTGCTGGGACTTGGTGACTCCTCCTACCCCAA GTTTAATTTTGTTGCGAAGAAGCTGCACAAACGGCTGCTACAGCTCGGGGGCAACCCACTACTGCCAGTGGCCTTGGGAGACGACCAGCATGACCTGGG GCCAGATGCAGTGGTGGATCCCTGGCTTGGGGCCTTATGGGACAAGATCCTTGCCTTGTATCCTCTCCCTCCTGGCCTTGAGATCATCAGCCTCGATGTGCG cctgcCCCCCAAATACACCCTGCACTACCTGCCTGAGGACTCCCCACACCCTGACAGtgacctgctccagccccgaGCTGCTCCCTGCGAGCTCCACCCCTTCGCTGCCCGCATGGTGTCCAACCAGAGGGTCACGGCACAGTCCCATTTCCAGGATGTCCGGCTCATCGAGTTCGACATCACGGGCTCAGGGATCAC GTTCAGTGCGGGGGACGTGGTGATGATCCAGCCCCAGAACTGCCCCGAGGACGTGCAGCAGTTCTGTCAGCTCCTGCGCCTGGAGCCGCACAGACGCTTTGTGCTGGAGCCCACGGAGCCTG GcacacccctccctcccctcctgccacagccctgcACCATCCAGTACCTGGTCACGCACTACCTGGACATCTCCTGCGTGCCACGGCGCTCCTTCTTCGAGCTGCTGGCCTCCTTCTCCACCAATGAGCTGGAGCGGGAGAAGCTGCAGGAGTTCAGCTCAGCACAGGGCCAGGAGGAGCTGTTCAGCTACTGCAACCGGCCCCGCAGGACCACGCTGGAG GCCATGTGGGATTTCCCTCACACCACGTGTGCCATTCCAGCCGATTACCTGCTGGACCTCATCCCTCGCATCAGACCCCGCGCCTTCTCCATCGCCTCCTCCATGCTG GCCCATCCCGAGCGGATGCAGATCCTCGTGGCCGTGGTGCGGTACAAGACACGGCTCAGCAAACCCCGCCGGGGGCTCTGCTCCACCTGGCTGGCTTCTCTCAACCCGGAGCAAG GTGATGTCCGGGTGCCTCTTTGGGTGAAGAAAGGAGGAATGAAGTTCCCGGCTGACCCTGCCACCCCTGTGATCATGATTGGCCCTGGCACGGGGGTGGCCCCTTTCCGAGCAGCGATCCAGGAGCGGGTGGCACAGGGACGGAGAG ggaaCTTCCTCTTCTTCGGCTGCCGATACAAATCCAAGGACTTCTACTGCCAGATGGAGTGGGAAGAGCTGGTGACAAAGGGCTTCCTGACACTCTTCACGGCCTTCTCCAGGGACCAG GAGGAGAAGGTTTACGTCCAGCACCGCATCCGGGAGAACGGGAGGCTGGTGTGGGAGCTGCTGAGCAGTGGGAATGCTCATGTCTACCTGGCTGG GAATGCCAAGGAGATGCCAGCGGCGGTGGCCGAGGCCCTGCGGTCGGTGTTGCAGCTGGAGGGTGGCCTGTCCCCCTCGGAAGCACAGGAGCATTTAACAGCCCTGGAACGGTCCCAGCGCTTCCAGTCTGAAACCTGGTCATGA
- the LOC138119631 gene encoding ectonucleoside triphosphate diphosphohydrolase 8-like isoform X1 produces MLAKKKPFTSAIVGALVALSIIALVLSLVRVEDVTLPPTVKYGMVFDAGSSHTSLFVYEWDSDKENDTGVVSQTLSCDVQGKGISSYANNPPEAGNSLRECLDKALQVVPAEKQRDAPAYLGATAGMRLLREQNSSAAEQVLAEVTKTMQEYPVAFKGARILTGEEEGAYGWITINYLLDSFTKYSPRAHAWLRPEAANIFGALDLGGASTQISFMPEGSAMSQNEASEFTLYGYSYNIYTHSYLCYGQNEMLKRLAKELIVESFPSTRVHHPCYPKGYNETVSLSSFHASPCTEGSDPRLPLGDSSVTLEGRGNASGCLAALRKLFNFSACGQSQDCTFDGVYQPPLRGQFIAFSAFYYNFKFLNLTEGQPLAVVREAIEGLCTRSWEDLSSSYPKENPKRLPKYCANANYILTLLLDAYKFNETSWNNIFFQMKAGSADVGWTLGYMLNLTNMVPAEAPARVKGHRPSLWAAAVTFIILTLVLGLAALLLLLWV; encoded by the exons ATGCTGGCTAAGAAGAAGCCCTTCACCAGTGCCATCGTCGGGGCGCTGGTGGCACTCTCCATCATCGCCCTGGTTCTCAGCCTGGTGAGGGTTGAAGATGTGACGCTGCCACCCACGGTCAAG TATGGGATGGTGTTTGATGCGGGCTCCTCCCACACCTCCCTGTTTGTCTACGAGTGGGATTCAGACAAGGAGAACGACACGGGAGTGGTCAGCCAGACCCTGTCCTGCGATGTGCAGG GGAAAGGCATATCAAGCTATGCCAACAATCCCCCTGAGGCTGGCAATTCCTTAAGGGAGTGCCTGGATAAAGCCCTGCAGGTTGTTCCTGCTGAGAAGCAGAGGGATGCCCCCGCCTACCTCGGAGCAACGGCTGGCATGAGGCTACTGAG GGAACAGAACAGCTCAGCAGCAGAGCAAGTCCTGGCCGAGGTCACTAAAACCATGCAGGAGTACCCTGTGGCTTTCAAAGGGGCTCGAATCCTtacaggagaggaggagggagcttATGGCTGGATCACCATCAACTACCTGCTGGACTCCTTCACCaag TACTCCCCCAGAGCACACGCCTGGCTTCGTCCGGAGGCAGCCAACATTTTCGGGGCACTGGACCTCGGAGGAGCATCCACTCAAATCAGCTTTATGCCTGAAGGTTCAGCAATGAGCCAGAATGAAGCCTCTGAGTTCACCCTGTACGGGTACAGCTACAACATCTACACCCACAGCTACCTCTGCTACGGGCAGAACGAGATGCTGAAACGGCTGGCAAAGGAATTAATTGTG GAGTCGTTCCCCAGCACACGAGTCCACCACCCCTGCTACCCAAAGGGCTACAACGAGACCGTCTCGCTGTCCTCCTTCCACGCCAGCCCCTGCACCGAGGGCAGCGACCCGCGCCTGCCCCTGGGCGACAGCAGCGTCACCCTGGAGGGCAGGGGCAATGCCAGCGGGTgcctggcagccctcaggaagCTGTTCAACTTCTCGGCGTGTGGCCAGAGCCAGGACTGCACCTTCGACGGCGTCTACCAGCCCCCGCTGCGGGGGCAGTTCATT GCCTTCTCTGCTTTTTACTATAACTTCAAGTTCCTGAACCTGACGGAGGGGCAGCCGCTGGCCGTGGTCAGAGAGGCCATCGAGGGGCTCTGCACCAGGAGCTGGGAGGAT CTGTCTTCCAGCTACCCCAAAGAGAATCCCAAGCGACTGCCTAAATACTGTGCCAACGCCAACTACATCCTCACACTCCTGCTCGATGCCTACAAGTTCAACGAGACCAGCTGGAACAACATCTTCTTCCAGATGAAG GCGGGGAGCGCCGACGTGGGCTGGACGCTGGGGTACATGCTGAACCTCACCAACATGGTCCCGGCCGAGGCTCCAGCCAGGGTGAAGGGGCACAGGCCTTCCCTGTGGGCTGCGGCCGTCACCTTCATCATCCTCACCCTCGTCTTGGGGCtcgctgccctgctcctgctgctgtgggtgtAG
- the RNF208 gene encoding RING finger protein 208: MQATLGDPRAVDSNVKTILMSCLKGQQVIIKMEAMKIIHPEKFSELQASQPRYAPAPRREPPLVAKRAWPSESEIIVNQACGDIPALDATPGPLPLPRTPPLPRRERGYQGQRKGSSEVCYHRQPPSDEVIVNQYVLHPSTPCEPLECPTCGHMYNFTNKRPRILSCLHSVCEECLQILYESCPKYKFISCPTCKRETVLFTDYGLAALAVNTSILNRLPAEALAANPVQWSSDTDRSCYQTFRQYCGAACTCHIRNPLSSCTIM, from the coding sequence ATGCAGGCGACCCTCGGAGACCCCAGAGCAGTGGACAGTAATGTGAAAACAATACTCATGTCGTGTCTGAAAGGGCAACAGGTCATCATTAAAATGGAGGCGATGAAAATCATCCACCCGGAGAAGTTCTCGGAGCTGCAGGCATCGCAGCCGCGCtacgcgcccgccccgcgccgcgagCCGCCCCTCGTGGCCAAGCGCGCGTGGCCCTCCGAGTCCGAGATCATCGTCAACCAGGCGTGCGGGGACATCCCCGCCCTGGATGCCACCCCCgggccgctgccgctgccccgGACTCCCCCCCTGCCGCGGCGCGAGCGCGGCTACCAGGGCCAGCGCAAGGGCAGCTCCGAGGTCTGCTACCACCGGCAGCCGCCGTCGGACGAGGTCATCGTCAACCAGTACGTGCTGCACCCCTCGACGCCCTGCGAGCCCCTGGAGTGCCCCACCTGCGGCCACATGTACAACTTCACCAACAAGCGGCCCCGcatcctctcctgcctgcactCGGTGTGCGAGGAGTGCCTGCAGATCCTCTACGAATCCTGCCCCAAGTACAAGTTCATCTCCTGCCCCACCTGCAAGCGGGAGACCGTCCTCTTCACCGACTACGGGCTGGCGGCGCTGGCCGTCAACACCAGTATCCTGAACAGACTGCCGGCCGAGGCCCTGGCCGCCAACCCCGTCCAGTGGAGCAGCGACACCGACCGCAGCTGCTACCAGACCTTCCGCCAGTACTGCGGGGCCGCCTGCACCTGCCACATCCGGAACCCGCTGTCCTCCTGCACCATCATgtga